From Topomyia yanbarensis strain Yona2022 chromosome 1, ASM3024719v1, whole genome shotgun sequence, one genomic window encodes:
- the LOC131688151 gene encoding molybdenum cofactor sulfurase 1-like, producing the protein MDFIQEYSPDEAVRIDGEFSRLAGKHYMDHAGATLYAESQIRSIQNQLTSNLFCNPHTSHLTGDLIDSVRHRVLQFFNTRSSEYTLIFTSGATASLRMVAECFTFRPENAPEGDDGVFVYLRDNHTSVLGMRAIVATDRIEPMERVDFLRHTKLSAMSSQRKPSLFVFPAQNNFNAAKYPLELIEEIQRNGLRGYDDEKFYVCLDAASYVSTNFLDLNRYRPDFVCLSFYKIFGYPTGLGALLIRNGSETVLNKKYYGGGTIKILLSGQNLHMKHDSVEQRFEDGTQPFLSIIALLEGINTIERLIPAVDGQRSMERVSKHVFNLAKYCYRKLGSLKHANGLKAIRFYMDSEFSSGQHQGGIVNFNVLREDGSYVGFAEFAQVAERAGIYVRTGCFCNAGTCQRQLGLSDEDVLMFFRMGKICGDDTDMIEGMPTGTVRVSFGYMNSSKDVDVLAEMIAKSFIRRSSIHSNSGINQSGNPILESIYIYPIRSCGAFRVPHSWPLCGKGLRFDREFTIVDSCNIPLSGTKHSEMASIVPKIGNNVLLLTHSSQSDFILNLNEIEGPLVQLNGSAAVDCGDLVASWISRTLRTSRLRLLKQTTVGNSQQKLLMINRNVLRCLGDELNEIRLVEHLRGNLVIDVPAQFDMQAWKELTIGNERFQIIGMCTRCPMIHVNQADSLKAIASVFTKKIPLGIYLIYMESENSTANQLKCGAELEVATRRDIISKSMVITESTTRYDFRGVSALGASKYSSNGIYRSSMK; encoded by the exons GCAAACACTACATGGACCACGCCGGAGCAACCCTGTACGCCGAATCACAaatccgatcgatccaaaaccAACTAACGAGCAACCTGTTCTGCAACCCGCACACCAGTCACCTTACCGGTGACCTAATAGATAGCGTTCGACACCGCGTACTCCAATTCTTCAATACACGTTCCTCCGAATATACGCTGATCTTCACTTCCGGTGCAACGGCCAGCCTTCGGATGGTTGCAGAATGCTTCACTTTTCGCCCGGAGAACGCACCCGAAGGAGACGATGGGGTGTTCGTGTATTTACGGGACAATCATACCTCCGTGCTGGGTATGCGCGCAATCGTAGCAACGGATCGGATCGAACCTATGGAGCGAGTGGACTTTCTGCGGCACACGAAACTATCCGCCATGTCTAGCCAACGGAAACCGTCGTTGTTTGTGTTTCCAGCTCAGAACAACTTCAACGCTGCCAAGTATCCGCTGGAGTTGATCGAGGAAATACAACGGAATGGCTTGAGAGGGTATGATGATGAGAAGTTTTACGTCTGTTTGGATGCCGCGAGTTACGTTTCGACGAATTTCTTAGATTTGAATCGTTATCGGCCGGATTTTGTATGTTTATCATTTTATAAAATATTCGG ATACCCGACAGGTCTGGGAGCACTGCTGATTCGAAACGGTTCCGAAACAGTTTTGAACAAGAAGTACTACGGTGGAGGAACAATCAAGATTCTACTTAGTGGACAGAACTTGCACATGAAGCACGACTCGGTAGAGCAGCGATTTGAAGACGGAACACAACCGTTCCTATCGATCATCGCTTTGCTGGAGGGTATCAACACCATCGAGCGCCTAATTCCGGCAGTCGACGGACAACGGTCAATGGAACGCGTATCCAAACATGTATTCAATTTGGCGAAGTATTGCTATCGGAAGTTAGGCTCGCTGAAACACGCCAACGGGTTGAAAGCGATTCGGTTTTACATGGATTCCGAGTTCAGTTCCGGGCAGCATCAGGGTGGGATCGTTAATTTTAATGTATTGCGAGAAGATGGAAGCTACGTTGGATTCGCCGAGTTTGCGCAGGTAGCTGAAAGGGCCGGAATCTACGTACGGACTGGATGCTTTTGTAACGCGGGGACATGCCAGAGACAGTTGGGTCTGTCGGATGAAGATGTGTTGATGTTCTTTCGGATGGGGAAAATTTGCGGCGATGATACGGATATGATCGAAGGGATGCCTACGGGTACGGTGCGCGTTTCGTTCGGGTACATGAACAGTTCGAAGGATGTTGACGTATTAGCGGAGATGATTGCCAAAAGTTTCATCAGAAGATCCTCGATTCATTCGAATAGCGGCATTAATCAATCCGGAAATCCGATCCTTGAATCCATCTACATATATCCGATCCGTTCATGTGGAGCGTTTCGCGTTCCGCACAGTTGGCCACTTTGTGGCAAAGGACTCCGGTTCGATCGCGAGTTTACGATCGTAGATAGTTGCAATATTCCACTTTCTGGTACCAAACACTCAGAGATGGCTTCAATCGTACCAAAGATTGGAAATAATGTTCTACTGTTGACACATTCATCGCAAAGTGATTTTATTCTTAACCTAAACGAAATAGAAGGACCACTTGTACAATTGAATGGATCAGCTGCGGTAGATTGCGGTGATCTGGTGGCATCGTGGATCAGTCGAACACTTCGAACATCCCGTCTTCGTCTGCTGAAACAAACGACAGTCGGAAACAGTCAACAAAAATTACTGATGATCAATCGAAATGTGTTGAGGTGCCTTGGCGATGAATTAAATGAGATCCGGCTAGTTGAGCACTTGCGGGGAAACCTGGTTATCGACGTCCCCGCTCAGTTCGACATGCAAGCTTGGAAGGAACTAACGATCGGTAACGAGCGATTTCAGATCATCGGTATGTGTACAAGGTGCCCAATGATCCACGTCAACCAGGCCGATTCGTTGAAGGCGATCGCCagtgttttcactaagaaaatTCCACTTgggatttatttaatttatatgGAAAGTGAGAATTCCACGGCAAACCAGTTGAAATGTGGCGCTGAACTAGAAGTGGCCACCCGTAGAGACATCATCAGCAAGTCAATGGTCATTACGGAGTCCACCACCAGATATGACTTCCGGGGGGTGTCAGCATTAGGTGCATCAAAGTATAGTTCAAACGGTATCTACCGGTCCAGCATGAAGTGA
- the LOC131688126 gene encoding NADH dehydrogenase [ubiquinone] flavoprotein 2, mitochondrial produces MLTSAKFVPSTVRGLRGIYSSSIKFSDNLFVHRDTPEDNPSIPFEFTEENKKRAKAILNIYPEGHKRGAMIPLLDLAQRQHGWLPISAMHKVADILGLPNMRVYEVATFYTMFMRKPTGTYHIQVCTTTPCWLRGSDEVLNACKRKLNIGVGETTEDGKFTISEVECLGACVNAPMIAVNDDYYEDLTEKDTEEILDDLKQGKVPRPGPKNGRFASEPAGGLTSLTAEPQGPGFGLQPGL; encoded by the exons ATGCTGACTTCGGCTAAATTTGTTCCTTCGACG GTAAGGGGTTTGCGTGGTATTTACAGTTCGTCGATTAAATTCAGCGACAACCTTTTTGTCCACCGTGATACTCCCGAGGATAATCCCAGCATCCCATTTGAATTCACAGAGGAGAACAAAAAG CGAGCAAAAGCAATTCTCAACATTTACCCCGAAGGTCACAAACGGGGCGCTATGATTCCCCTGCTCGATCTGGCTCAACGGCAACACGGCTGGCTTCCGATTTCCGCTATGCACAAGGTAGCCGACATTCTGGGCTTGCCAAACATGAGAGTCTACGAGGTGGCAACTTTCTATACGATGTTTATGCGAAAACCTACCGGAACGTATCACATCCAGGTATGCACTACAACGCCCTGCTGGCTGCGTGGATCCGATGAAGTGCTGAATGCTTGCAAGCGTAAGCTGAACATTGGAGTCGGTGAAACTACCGAAGATGGAAAGTTTACTATTTCCGAGGTGGAATGCTTGGGAGCGTGTGTCAATGCACCGATGATCGCCGTTAACGATGATTACTATGAGGATTTAACCGAAAAGGATACCGAAGAGATTCTGGACGATTTGAAGCAAGGGAAAGTGCCAAGACCAGGACCGAAGAATGGACGTTTCGCGTCGGAACCTGCCGGAGGGTTGACTTCGCTGACGGCTGAACCGCAAGGACCGGGTTTTGGATTGCAGCCGGGACTGTAG